One part of the Vicia villosa cultivar HV-30 ecotype Madison, WI linkage group LG6, Vvil1.0, whole genome shotgun sequence genome encodes these proteins:
- the LOC131609449 gene encoding TOM1-like protein 6, producing the protein MMAGSSSSATVAVEKATSDLLMGPDWTMNIEICDSINSNHWQPKDVVKAVKKRIQHKSSKVQILALTLLETMVKNCGDYVHFQITDRNVLEEMIKIVRKKANMQVRDKILILLDSWQEAFGGAGGKYPQYYWAYEELKRSGVSFPPRSPDAAPIFTPPPTHPSVRNTQPGYGMPSSSSKTLDETMATEIESLSMSSLESMRHVLDLLSDMLQAVNPNDRVAVKDEVIVDLVDRCRTNQKKLMHLLTTTGDEELLGRGLELNDNIQSLLARHDAIASGTSYPIHGASPSSSTPVSPESVNQTEVKSSSASESVSTPKASPPAAVYSETRGESDEEEEDEFAQIARRHSKTQSVTSKDSTVGSSENLGLLSTSSTTPYVPESSTSSVPSNALALPDPPAPISTSSRDQDIIDLLSLTLSLAPSSPPTATYAPSSAPTQGSMHQIPVSSSADGYFHSPQTYPGNSPFNNYVAPWAQQPQPKSEFQTQLPQQTYQSQSPQHIYQPQPQPTTPPSPQQFHAHYESEQLLHQQHNRQPQSELPQSQLQNQHLQYSPHQHNEPQLSQYQPQQYPHLQRQPQPQPQPQPQLQMQSQHRPQHQHQPQQPMQIQSQQSQQQPQFQNQHGQYPARYPPPPWAATPGYANYQSHSSASNAISTSQGINSAASYPPAQGVRPLQHNLSFPLPGVDPRGGNSGQRPFVPSYKLFEDLNVFGNSDGRVSGAPSNVSGAMGPGMVGGGRK; encoded by the exons ATGATGGCtggttcttcttcttcagctACTGTCGCAGTAGAGAAAGCTACTAGCGATCTTCTTATGGGGCCGGATTGGACTATGAACATCGAAATTTGTGATTCCATCAATTCTAATCATTG GCAGCCGAAAGATGTGGTTAAAGCTGTGAAGAAGAGAATACAACATAAGAGCTCTAAAGTTCAAATACTAGCTCTCACG CTTCTAGAGACAATGGTGAAGAACTGTGGTGATTATGTGCATTTTCAAATCACTGATAGGAATGTACTGGAGGAGATGATAAAGATTGTTAGAAAGAAG GCAAACATGCAAGTGAGGGATAAAATTTTAATACTGTTGGACTCGTGGCAAGAGGCATTCGGAGGGGCTGGTGGAAAATATCCCCAGTACTATTGGGCATATGAGGAGTTAAAG CGATCTGGAGTTTCTTTTCCGCCCCGTTCACCAGATGCAGCTCCAATATTTACCCCACCTCCTACTCATCCATCAGTAAGAAATACACAACCTGGATATGGGATGCCAAGCAGCTCTTCAAAAACACTTGATGAAACAATGGCAACAGAGATTGAAAGTTTGAG TATGTCAAGCTTGGAATCCATGCGGCATGTGTTGGACCTTTTGAGTGACATGCTACAAGCTGTAAATCCTAATGACCGTGTG GCTGTAAAAGACGAAGTAATTGTTGATCTTGTTGATCGTTGTCGTACCAACCAGAAAAAATTGATGCATTTGCTGACAACAACTGG GGATGAAGAACTTCTTGGGCGGGGCCTTGAACTgaatgataatattcaaagtttGCTTGCGAGGCATGATGCAATTGCTTCTGGTACTTCTTATCCAATTCACGGTGCAAGTCCCAGTTCTAGTACTCCGGTGTCACCTGAAAGTGTCAATCAAACTGAAGTGAAGAGCTCTAGTGCTTCGGAGTCTGTTTCAACACCTAAAGCTAGCCCTCCTGCCGCAGTTTATTCTGAGACAAGGGGCGAGAGtgatgaagaggaagaagatgaatttgCACAGATAGCTAGAAG GCATTCTAAGACACAATCAGTGACTTCTAAAGATTCTACGGTAGGATCTAGTGAAAATTTAGGGTTATTGAGCACTAGCAGCACAACTCCATATGTGCCAGAGTCTTCAACTTCTTCTGTACCATCCAATGCATTAGCTCTTCCGGACCCGCCAGCACCTATTAGTACTTCTTCAAGAGATCAGGACATCATTGACTTACTGAGTCTCACTTTGTCCCTGGCACCATCTTCTCCACCGACGGCAACATATGCACCATCATCAGCCCCTACTCAAGGCAGTATGCATCAGATACCTGTTTCATCCAGCGCAGATGGTTATTTTCACTCTCCCCAAACATATCCTGGAAATTCGCCATTCAACAATTATGTAGCTCCTTGGGCTCAACAACCGCAACCTAAGTCAGAGTTTCAAACCCAGCTTCCACAACAGACGTATCAATCCCAGAGTCCACAACATATTTATCAACCCCAGCCTCAACCCACAACCCCTCCCTCACCTCAACAATTTCATGCACATTATGAATCTGAGCAATTGCTGCATCAGCAACATAACCGACAACCCCAATCTGAGCTACCTCAGTCACAGCTGCAGAATCAACACCTCCAATATAGCCCTCACCAACATAATGAACCCCAACTATCACAATACCAGCCTCAACAATATCCACATTTACAGCGTCAACCACAACCACAACCACAACCACAACCGCAGTTGCAAATGCAGTCTCAGCATCGACCTCAACACCAACACCAACCCCAACAACCGATGCAAATACAGTCTCAGCAATCTCAACAGCAGCCACAATTTCAAAACCAACATGGTCAATACCCTGCAAGATATCCACCACCACCATGGGCTGCTACCCCCGGATATGCTAACTATCAAAGCCATTCATCGGCTTCAAATGCAATTTCGACTTCTCAAGGCATCAACTCAGCAGCATCTTATCCACCTGCACAAGGGGTTAGGCCCTTGCAACATAATCTTTCATTCCCTTTGCCTGGAGTTGATCCTAGGGGTGGGAATTCTGGACAAAGACCCTTTGTTCCATCTTACAAGTTATTTGAAGATTTGAATGTATTTGGAAACTCAGATGGAAGGGTAAGTGGTGCACCATCCAACGTGTCGGGGGCAATGGGACCTGGTATGGTCGGTGGCGGACGCaagtaa